From a single Pelodiscus sinensis isolate JC-2024 chromosome 4, ASM4963464v1, whole genome shotgun sequence genomic region:
- the LOC106731639 gene encoding uncharacterized protein LOC106731639 — protein MEARCLLELQGSEDTAGPQGIHRDPEQLCRAKEESPWQDGALSGKAPEGQRGAEAQLDGTRGAGSTGCKTCPECGKRFVWASHLAQHRRMHTGERPFQCGECGKTFSRSSHLVKHQGTHTGERPYRCPDCGRRFTDSSNLASHLRSHAGDKPYRCLQCGKSFARHAHIAMHRRTHTGERPFPCPDCGKAFRQRSDLVVHRRTHTGERPYQCTVCGKCFRMRSTLTVHWRTHTGEKPYRCHQCGNAFTQNSDFLIHQRVHAGDKAYKCE, from the coding sequence ACCCTGAGCAGCTGTGCAGGGCGAAGGAGGAGAGTCCGTGGCAGGATGGAGCATTGTCAGGGAAGGCACCGGAGGGCCAGCGTGGGGCTGAGGCCCAGCTGGATGGAacacggggggcggggagcactgggtgcaagacaTGCCCTGAGTGCGGGAAGAGATTTGTCTGGGCCTCGCACCTGGCCCAGCACCGGCGCATGCACACGGGGGAGCGGCCGTTCCAGTGCGGCGAGTGCGGCAAGACCTTCAGCCGGAGCTCCCACCTGGTGAAGCACCAGggcacccacaccggcgagcgcccctACCGCTGCCCAGACTGCGGCCGCCGTTTCACCGACTCCTCCAACCTGGCCTCTCACCTGCGCAGCCATGCCGGCGACAAGCCCTACCGCTGCCTCCAGTGCGGGAAAAGCTTCGCCCGGCACGCCCACATCGCCATGCACCGCCGCACCCACACTGGCGagcgccccttcccctgccccgacTGTGGCAAGGCCTTCAGACAGCGCTCCGACCTGGTGGTCCACCGCCGCACCCACACCGGGGAGCGCCCCTACCAGTGCACCGTGTGTGGCAAGTGCTTTCGCATGAGATCCACCCTGACGGTGCACTGGCGCACCCACACCGGGGAAAAACCCTACCGCTGCCACCAATGCGGCAATGCCTTCACCCAGAACTCAGACTTCCTCATCCACCAGCGGGTCCACGCTGGAGACAAGGCCTACAAGTGCGAATAG